The Sus scrofa isolate TJ Tabasco breed Duroc chromosome 6, Sscrofa11.1, whole genome shotgun sequence region TTGGTCGTGGCATTTTCCTGCAGAGGAACAAACCACTCATACTTCTGGAATTCAGGATGAAAAACAAATGCCACAACACTGAGGCTAAGCGACTGAGATTTTGCCTGTTTGCTCCAAAATTTCAAATGCTCCTTTCTTGAATaaagtatgtaaataaatgagtatAAGCCCAGTGCTTTATAAACCAAATCTAAAGTACAATTTACCAAGACCTCATATATACttgatgtaatttttttgtttttggtgtagggccgcacatgtggcatatggaagttctcaggctaggggttgaattggagctgcagccaccagcctatggcacagccacagcaacgtgggatccgagccacatctgtgacctacaccacagctcacagcaatgccagatccttagccccctgagcgaggccagagatcgaacctgcatcctcatggttcctagttgggttcattaccactgagccatgatggaaactccttgatGTAAAATTTGAGATgctaacacaggaaaaaaaaaatgtttaaagatgaaGTAATAAAAAGTACCACATTGTCTAAGATCATGTTCGACCATAGGATTAAGGCAATCAGTTATAATTTAATCCAggccaaatatttgtttttacctAAATTACCTCTCTTTGAGTATATCATCAAGGATCactaccttgggagttcccgtcatggctcagtggttaacaaatccgactaggaaccatgaggttgcaggtttgatccctggccttgctcagtgggttaaggatctggcattgctgtgagctatggtgtgggtcacagatgcggctcggatcccgcattgctgtggttctggcgtaggccgatggctacagctctgattcgacccctagcctgggaaccttcacatgccacaggagcggccctagaaaaggcaaaaagacaaaaaaaaaaaaagggatcactATCTCACTTTTCAACTTGGCCTAGTTTATGAATATTAGGAGAATAAGGCTGGGCCTAAAGGAACCAAGGTTTCACACGAGGCCTcctcacccctcccacccccccaatcAGTGTACTCCTCTTATAGGAAAGAAAAGCCCCATGTGTATATATGACAACTTAGCAGTAAGAAAAAGATAGTTCATGACCAACTAGTATATTTTAGAATGAACagacataattaaaataacttaaacTCTTGAGCCACGTATTGAAACTATGACTGAAACAcaaaatcaaagatttttttgtGGGAAGGCCTCAGAAGTTCACAGTCACAGATGCCAGAAGGTGGGGGCAGACCTGAGACTGATGCATCATCTTAGAAAGAACTCTTACTAGCATAATCCTGTTTTCTAACTCAGAAAATTGGTGGCTCTCTTGATCtccattaaagaaaatatttttctacttatttttaattgtagttcATTGTCCGAGGCTGTAAGCAATGGGATCTTAAAGGAAACCCACCAAGCACACTACCAGCTGACAGACTCAAACCTCTCAACTTTCCTGGTCCTCCGCTTGGAAAAGCATGGGCTTGGCCATTGTGAACTCTCAAAAACACTGCTGACCCCTTGTGTTACAGCATATGCTCTGAGTGTGAGGATGGGAGGGCTTTCAAAAAGAGACTGAGGATGTGAGAAGGCCATATTCTAGGGAAGTATCTAGTAGAGCCATATTTCTAACCTGCTTTTTGCaacttaatgaaaatattaaatactagTTTCCTCAGTTGCTAAATCTTTGTAATTCCAGGGCCACAGAGACTGGAAGCAATTACAGCTTGGGGGTCTGTGGGAAGGCTGacagttttaatttacatattaatGCTGGAAACCATTTTGAGAGGCAAAAAAGAGGGTTCTTTGGTCTTagtatgaataagaaaaaaaaatggacaggaaAGTGGTTGAAAAACTTTGGGCAAAACAGGGTTTACTTTTCCTGTAATAATTTCAAACTATCCATCATTCGCTGTAATAAGATACTATTCCAACGGCGGATTTGCACAGTCTTTTATTTTGCCTAAGATGACCATTCCTTGGCTGAGTATCTTCAGAAAAGGCCTAAGAACCAAAGTTAACAATCCATCTGTTCCAACTCTAACTCATTCCTGGGAACAGCCGGTGCTTGATTTCTTCCTCTACCACCCACCTAGAATACCTAACCACTcacaggaaaaaagcaaaatactgaAACATATAAGTTGCCTTAAATTGTTAGACTTCATTAAGCAGACAGGTGGGACACTTGAGCATTGGGATTTTCTTCAGCTGCAACCCCAGCGCTTTGAAAAAGgcaggaaattctttttttttttttttttgtcttttgtcttttgtctttttgttgttgttgttgttgttgttgctatttcttgggccgctcccgcggcatatggaggttcccaggctaggggttgaatcggagctgtagccaccggcctacgccagaggcacagcaacgcatgatccgagccgcgtctgcgacctacaccacagctcacggcaacgccggatcgttaacccactgagcaagggcagggaccgaacccgcaacctcatggttcctagtcggattcgttaaccactgcgccacgacgggaactccaggaaattcttttcattaaaatattagctTGACCCAAGGATGTCAAAAAGTTAGCTGCCTTAGCATTTGTTCCTGCAGTCTGAGACCTCCCAAGAGGTCTAAAGAACCAGAAGGTTAAATATAGCAAAATATGAACGGAAACGTAGTTTAAGTCACTTAACAATTTATTTGTATAGATGTTTTCAGTTATTCACTTTCACATTAATCTTTCTGAATTAAATACCAaatttgtgggggtgggggaagacatCGTGTGGCCTTTGAAAGAACTGTTGAAAAATGGTGGATGAGCTCTGATGCAAAACCTCTTCCTACattaaggaagaaagggaaatgcACAGGCGTCCTACCTAATAGGTAGCTCTTATTATCCCCATtgaacagaagaggaaaatgaggctcaaaaGCTCAAACAACCTGCCAAAGGTCACATGATTGACAGTGTCCTGCGAGGCCCTGCAAACTTGGCCGCTTTGAATGGAAcgtgaattttttcattttttaaagttttattgaagtacagttgcttTACAAGGaagattaattaattactttttttgcttttcagggccacacctgcagcacatggaagttcccaggctaggggtcgaattggagctgcagctgctggcttacaccacagctcacagcaatgctggatgtttaacccaccattttatttttatttatttattttttgctttttagggtcacacccgtggcatatggaggtccccaggctaggggtcaaatcggaactgtagccgctggcctacaacacagctacagcaacgcaggatccaagcagcatctttgacctacaccgcagctcatggcaatgccggatccttagcccactgagcgaggccagggatcaaacccgcatcctcatggatactagttgagttcgtaaTCCGCTGAGCTGAGCCAAGATGCGAACTCTAGGaggattaattttattatttatttatttatttatttatttttgtctttttgccatttcttgggccgcttcctgcggcatatggaggttcccaggctaggggtcgaatcggagctatagccactggcctacaccagagccacggcaacgccggatcgttaacccactgagcaagggcagggaccgaacccgcaacctcatggttcctagtcggatttgttaaccgctgcgccatgacgggaactcctaggaggaTTAATTTTAAATTGAGTACTAGTCGTTACTCacaaaatgaatacattaatgTGATTAATCACAAAATATTTCACTGAGGTTGGCTTTAGAAAATTTAAGGGAAACCAAAATTGACTACAGATTTATCTAGGCTCTtttcaaatacacaaaatattccTAATTTTTCCTGTCCTGATACTactggaaaggaaaagggaatcttggaatggatttaaaaaaaaacccagcaattccatttctaggtataGGTATACActccaggaaatgaaaacaggtatttaaacaaatacttatgcacaaatgttcataatagcagcactattcacaatagccaaaaagtgagaAAAGCCTAAATGCTCAtcaagagataaatggataaacacaatgtgGTACCCACGAAAGGCAATGTTTTCAGCCATTAAAACGAATGAAGTACTATACATGCTACAGTGTGGATTAACCTCacaaatattatgctaagtgaaatgagacagacacaaaaggtcataaactatatgattccatttacagcaAATGCCCAGGATAGCTAAGTCAATACAGAAAGAAAGTAGATTCGTGGTTGCTGGAGGGCTGGGAGGAGAAAGAATGGCTGCTTAATAAATACGGGGTGTCCTTTGGCTGTGATGAAAATGTCTTGGAACTAGATAATGGTGATCATTGCACGGCAAGGTGAAGGTACTGAAGGgcacactttaaaagggtgaatgtgggagttcccgtcgtggggcagcggaaacgaatccgactgggaaccatgaggttgcaggtttgatccctggccttgctcagtgggtgaaggatccggtgttgccgtgagccatggtgtaagttgcagattcggctttggatctggcgttgctgtggttgtggtataggctggcggctacagctctgattagacccctagcctgggaacctccatatgccgtgggtgaggccctaaaaagacaaaaaaaaaaaaaaaaaaaaaaaaaggtgaattttacgagttcccttgtggtgcattaagttaaggatgtggtgtcactgcggtggcttgggctgcagctgtgataggggttcaatccctagtagggaacttccccatgccgtgggcacagccaaaaaaaaaaagaaaaaaggtgaattttGTATCATGTGAatttcactttgatttttaaaaacacacagaatAATGCAATAATGATGATTTGACCACAAAGCCCTAGCTGAATAACAGGcaatttgctttttcttagtTTGTCACAATTTAATGAGCTTTCGACCATCACAAACCAATGTATAAAAAAATTACCTGTTACAAGTTCCGAATAAGGCATTGATGTAGCTGAGGTCCCCTAATCTGTCCAGTTTGCAGAGCACCTAGTAGATTTACAGTATAtaagaagctttaaaaatgtttttaatttgtataaaacGCAAAGAAAAGGAATACTGAGAAAAACATGAACGAATACAAAGTGGCCAAAGTCTAGGAGGTAAGCCAACATACACGCACACAGGGAAATCTATATATTTGAACATGCAAAGAGCCGTAAACACTCAGGAGAGAAACTAGCTTTTCTTTACAACTTTCTCTGGGTTTTTCAGAAAACTGAAGTGAAAATAGTAGTTAACAGTCACCACCCTCTGGTTTTTAGCAAAGAGGTCACATACACGGGGGCCTCGGCTGCCATTTCCAATTGCTCCCCTGGTGAAACAACGCAGGAGGCTGAGTTACTTCAGGGGACTCTCAACAGGGCTCCCATTGTTCCAAGCTCAAAACTCGAGATACAATGGGCACCATTCATACAGAGGCTGGGGAATGGTCCCTCGGTGACAACTTTCTGTTGGGACACGGACATTTCGGAAACACGGACTTGCACAAATATGtgttaattatgttttaaaagcagTACAAGATAAAGACCTAAAACTCAGCGGACACTAAACTGAGAGGACAGCCGGGTCTTATCCCCGGCTCTGTCTCTAATGTGACTCAAAACAAGTCCCTGGctctttctgagcctcactttcctcatttgtaaaatgacaaCGATTTCTAAGATCACTTAGAACTCTAAGATGCTACAAACGCCTACGAGGTCTGCAGATGTTGCCACACTACTTACTCCAAGGAGTGGGGATAAATCACCAGCAGAAAAGCATGGCCGGGTGACATCTTCTCATTTACCACCAGCGCTTCAAACAAGGAACCCTAACAAAAAGCAGGCAGGGCAAGTGTCCCGTCTTCTCTCTCTTGAACAGACAAACCATAACGAACACGGTCCAATGAGTCCATCTCATCTCAACAGGTCGAGGATCACTGAGGCAGGTAACTCTGCACAAAGCACGATGATGAAGGGCAGGAACAGAAGCTACAAGTATTTTTTCTGACGCCTTTGTTTAGGTGATTAATACATTTCATGAATCTCTTGACTTCTTTGCAATGACTCAAAATCCCcagaagaaaaatgcatttacAACGAGAACAAGATCAACGTCCCCAGCTTTCACAccatgtcatttttttgttttttcaacctCAAAACTTGCCAAAGCAAGAACTTTGTCTCCAGAGCCTAAGGAGAGAGACacataataaacaaaaatgtcattCCAAATGCATTTACAGTTCCGGGTAAAGAGAGGACAATCTATCACATAGAcgttaaaacagaaaataaaacgaGCTTCCATTATCAGTGCACTTTCCTTAACCTTGCCCCTGCCATCCCAATTTCCTTCCCTGCATGAACAATTCAGCCACACAGGGTGATTTACTGATTACAAACACTTACTCCACTAGGTGTGAAAGAGAACACGTAAAGTTTTAGTGtacttttttttcgtcttttttctctttttttgtcttttttctttttagggccatacctgctgcacatggaggttcccaggctaggggtccaatcggagcagcagccactggcctacaccataaccacggAAATGCccgatccgagctgcgtctgcgacctacaccagagctcttggcaacaccggatccttaacccactgagagaggccagggaccaaatccaccACCTCATTGTTCCCAGCTGAATctgtttttgctgcgccatgatgggaactcctttttttttttttttttttttttgtctttttagggctgcactcgaggaatatggagattcccaggctagaggtctaatcagagctgtagctgctaacctatgccaaagccacagcaaagccatatccacgccgcatctttgacctacaccacagctcatggcaacaccggatccttaacccactgttcaagcccagggatcgaacccactacctcaaggttcctagctggatttgggccacaacagggacttcacaatttgatcattttttttttttgtcttttttttgtctttttgttgttgttgttgttgttgttgttgttgttgctatttcttgggccgctcccgcggcatatggaggttcccaggctaggggttgaattggaggtgtagccaccggcctacgccagagccacagcaacgcgggatccgagccgcgtctgcaacctacaccacagatcacagcaacgccggatccttaacccactgagcaagggcagggaccgaacccgcaacctcatggttcctagtcggattcgttaaccactgcgccatgacgagaactccaatttgatcatttttaattaaaaagtattgGGAAATAAACCTATTAAAAGAggtttataaagaaaacaattcttgctgtacagtgggaaaataaaaaaataaataaattaaaaaaaaaaataaagaaaacaattcttGACTTCACTTCTAAACTTAAGGAAGAGGCCATCCTTTCCTGTCACCTGTGCCACCTGTCACTCTGGAGCAGTAATTCAGGTCTGGCCTTCAGAACTACGAGGGTACTCACCAAGGTCTGTAGAGACCTTCTCAAACTGGCTGAGTATAGCACCTGCGTTTGCTGCCAAGAAGGCCTCATCGTCTGCAGTCAGCTAGACAAACAGAACAAAGCCCGGCGGTCAAAGGTTAACAAACGGTTCTATCGACCACTGTTAAGAATGTCTTGAGACCACAAACTAGAGCACAGATCAAGAAGTTTTATACCAAATACTTCACACTTTTTCTTTGTACCTAATACATTAAATGAAATACAGGTACCTTCTCTCCGAGTTTCCTGAGAGCTGTTAGTATCTCCACTTTCTGTTGCGTATACAGGTCTCTTTCCAGCTTCCCAACCATGAGATCTCTATCCATCTATAATAGATGAATGAAAAGCATAtggaatttaaatgaaaaacattcttTGCATAAAATCCAGCTTTTCAGGTctacttctttggaaaaaaaaaaaaaaaaaaagaaggttctcTAGCTGATTATTACAAAGAATTATGGAAACAATTCAAGGcatagagttcctgctgtggctcagcggaaatgaacccagctagtatccttgaggatgtgggtttgatccctggcctcaatcagtgggttaaggatcacagtgttgctgtgagctatagtggaggtcacagacacagctccgttctggcattgctgtggctgtggtgtagactgatagctacagctccgattcacccttagcctgggaacctccatatgctgcgggtatggccctaaaaagaaagaagaagaaaaaaaagaagaaataaaaaaagaacaatttggaGTTCcgttcctggctcagcggaaaggtatctgactagcatccatgaggacgcaggttcgatccctggcctcactcagtgggttaatgatccagggttgctgagagctgcagtgtaggtcgaagatgtggctcagacctggcattgctatggctgcggcgtaggccagcagctacagctctgattccacccctcacCTGGCTGGGATCCTCCGTATACCACTggttggctctaaaaagacaaaaaaaaaaaaaaaaggaacaattcaGGGCAAACATGAGGGAAATGCTACTACAAAGTTCTAATAAATCTTGATGCTGATCAAACCACTGTCTTAGTTATAAATTCTACCGAGAAATTAGTAGGTCAAGACCGTCCTTTAAATAGGAACTAGCCTCTAAGAACTCTATTTCATTAAACTGAAGTGTGGTCTATAGGCTTGAATAAATGGTAGCAGATATTCTGGAACTCTGATTAAATGTCACCTCTACCACCAGAAACACTGATGGTGTGTCCTATGCCTTAATACTATTCCATGAGCTTTACACATATTACTCTGTTAAAACCTCATAACCACCATAAGAAGCAGGGACTATCACTACTCCCTTTTTATAGATATGTAAAAAGGCACAAAGAGGCTGAAGAAAATAACTCTCCCCATGTCACATATATATCCATAATACAGCAGTGGTACAAATCCAGCCAGTTTGACCCAAGTCCATGCTCTTAACCGCTGTGCTACTAAGTTATGAGTGGCTGCCAACAACTTACTAATGTCTTAATTATATTCATGTCTATACACAGACTTTCTGAAATACCAGGTTTATGAAGATGTTTGAAATTCTTTGATGGGAAAGCCCACACATGCATATAAAGCATTGCTGCTAGTGACAACTAGATGGGATTTCAATTCAGGGCTCCATTAGAAAAGAGTAAAACCTTAAATGCAGCATCCTAGCGGAAGGGGGACTAGCATGGGTCCAGCTATATGCTGTTTAAACCACTACATTTACTACCACCAATAACTGTTCAAAGAACTAATTCTGTCAGAAAACTGTGGGTTGTGGCTCTAAAATCGactgaccaattttttttttttaatagactatttttgaagcagttttaggttcaagGTAAATTGAGTGAAAGGGATGGAGATTTCCCATATGCCCTCTGCCCCAACTTGTGCATAGTCTCCCcattataaatatcatttattccAGTGGATGAACCTGCACtgacacatcatcatcacccaaagCCCATGCTTTACATTAAGGTTCACTcttcggatttttttttcttttttttgtctttttagggccacacccatggcatatgtaggttcccaggctaggggccgaattggagctgcagctgctggcctataccacagccagatctgagctacatccatgacctacactgcagcttgcagcaacactggatccttaacccactgagcgaggccagggactgaacccgcatcctcctatatattagtcaggttctttactgctgagccacaatgagaactcttgtGCATTTTCAACTGATCAATTTTTAAACTTCAGAATAACATAATGAGAAAATTCTCGggctgagaaaataaatacacacagtgATTGGATCAATTTAAAGAACTTTACCTCTGCTAACCTTGTCCGAAGCTGACCTGGTTGTTTCTTTGCAAACAATCTGATGACCTCTGGAGTTTTAAAGGCCTGGCTGATAGCTGCCTGGATAGCCTAGAAATCAAAAAAGGTGAAAACTAACAGAAATATTCCAACAAGTTAGATATTAGAATATATGACTGATGGGTCTTGAATTGTTAATACATCTTCTTTGTTCATCAAACACCGTTACAACTTTAGTTTCCATGTGCTACTTCTATGCTTGTCACTGGAGCCAAATACATAACTAGATGAAGATACGAAAGCAGATGATGTTTTATCCGTAAGCAGACATTCCTCTAGAAGTTAAACCCCCAAAAGGGTACACTTTCTGTCCTAAATACACTtacggggtggcggggggggggggctgtgtcaCTGATTTAAGTACATTATTCTTACCAGCTGCATTCCACTTAGTTCATCTACCAAAGTCATATTTCCAGACATAATTTTCTTCAGTGAATCATTAAATTCACTTAGTTGCTCCaagtttcctttttggtttcttcGTATTCATCTGTATCAAGTTCTTCTCTGAAGTACAATGaacataatatagaaaaataaagagttccaAGTGACAAAAAGGCAATCTTAGTATGTGTACACTAATactagatacacacacacacacacatgctggggaaaaaagactgaaaggaaatatcaaaatactcttttttgaattttgttaatttatagttgtaaaacgatcatcacaaccctattttaagaaatatcaAAATACTAATGATGGATGTGTTTTGATATCAGTTTGAGTGTTTTCTTGAAATGTGGTTACTttaacaattaaattttttttaaccaaaataagGTATTTAACAAACCACATAATAACTTCCTTTTAAGTAGTTCTGAAACAATGGTATAACCTTGGGCaagatatttaaaatagccaagtcTCAGTTTTTTAATCTATAAGCTGCATATAATGATAGCACCCACCTTATAGGGTTGCCACGAGCATTAAATTAAATAGGGAATGTACGTGGCGTGTCATAGGTACTTAAAAaatagctgttattattatcatcattatcattaatGGTAGGTAAAGCGTTATACACCATGAAATACAACAGCAATTCAGTACTTGCCATCTGAGTAAGACGCTATTTTTATTCACCAAACAAgccatttattaaacatttactataaaaacagctaacatttatccAGTGCCTCCTTTGGCCAAGCATTGTGTTGGTCCCTTTGTCTGTAATATTTACAACAATCTTTCAAGgttattaaaaaggcaaaagcagtCTCAGTTCTCTGAGCAGTTAAGGCTGAAAACGCATAGCAGAAGTTCAAGCAGTACCTTCTCAGCTTGAGGCCAGGCAGGGCCACTTCTAACACTGAAGACCAGGTAGGTGTTGTTATTTCCACTTCACATTTGAGGAAATGGAAACTTAAGGTGGTTAAGCATTTTGCCCAAGTCCAACCTTACTTTGTAATTAATCTGAAGGCTTTCATATTCTAGCCTTTATACCTCCAAAGCCTGCACTGAATTTAGTTCTCCAGTAGACAAAGCATGTGAACACTACAGAGGAGCCAAAATCACACATGGGCCTGCACACATGGAGCTTATAACCTAGATGTAGAAAAAAGCCATTTTACAGCACAGCAGCATACAATTATACCATTACCTGCATTCCTCCAGGTCTTGTAACTGCTGCATTAGTCTATCCAACTGCTCTTCTAAATTCTGCTTTAATTTGCTTGTCTCTGTCTTTCCTCTGGAAGCCATTTTAAGCTCTATATAGAACAATAAACCCACATATAGTAtatattggtttttatttattttttgctttttagggctgcacacactgcatatggaggttcccaagctaggggtcgaatttgtgctgtagctgctggcccataccacaaccacagcaatgccagatccaagctgtgtctgcaacctacatcacagctcatggcaacttcagatccttaaccactgagagaggccagggattgaacttgcatcctcatggatgatagtcagatttgtttccactgtgccacgatgggaactccctattggtTATTTAAAATGACCCAATATAGCAGTGCAAGTTAAAGTAGGCTATACTCTTTCTGAGCTATAGGTGTGGGGAGGATAATTGCACAAATAAAATCTCAATTTAGATATGAAAGTTCTCATCTAGTGAAAACACCCTAAAAGAATGCCTGTCAGGTTTCTTAAACTTGATAAATTAATTAGAAGTCTTTACTATTGGTCTATCTTAAACATATTTGACAGATGGGAGCTCCCTtatgattcagcaggttaaggatccagcattgctgcagctgtggtgcaagctgcagctgaggcatgggtttctaccctggctcaggaacttccacatgtctcaggcacaggccaaaaaaaaaaaaaaaaaaaaaaaacccaaaacatcaaGAGATCAAAATACAGGTTTAAAAGGAAATAGGT contains the following coding sequences:
- the LZIC gene encoding LOW QUALITY PROTEIN: protein LZIC (The sequence of the model RefSeq protein was modified relative to this genomic sequence to represent the inferred CDS: inserted 1 base in 1 codon), translating into MASRGKTETSKLKQNLEEQLDRLMQQLQDLEECREELDTDEYEETKKETXEQLSEFNDSLKKIMSGNMTLVDELSGMQLAIQAAISQAFKTPEVIRLFAKKQPGQLRTRLAEMDRDLMVGKLERDLYTQQKVEILTALRKLGEKLTADDEAFLAANAGAILSQFEKVSTDLGSGDKVLALASFEVEKTKK